The following nucleotide sequence is from bacterium.
ACGCGGCGAAGGTGAATATGGGCTACACGCGGGTCACCTCGCCGATCGCGGGGCGGATCGGCCGCTCCGCGGTCACGCAGGGCGCCCTCGTCACCGCCGGCCAGCCGAACGCGCTGGCGACGGTCCAGCGTCTCGACCCGATCTACGTGGACGTCACGCAGTCGAGCGCCGAACTGCTGCGCCTCCAGCGGGATCTGGCGAACGGGAAACTGCGGCGCCCCGACGCCGGGGAGGCCGAGGTCCGGCTGACGCTCGAGGACGGGACGGAGTACCCGCTCGCCGGACGCCTCGCGCTCTCCGAGGCCACGGTCGAGCAGTCCACCGGCACCGTCACGCTGCGGGCGGTCTTCCCGAATCCGGACCGCGTGCTGCTGCCGGGGATGTTCGTGCGGGCGACGGTGAAGACCGGCGAGGTTCGGCGCGCGGTCCTCGCGCCGCAGCGCGGCGTGACCCGCGACGGGCAGGGGAACGCGACGGCCCTCGTGCTCGGACGCGACGGCAAGGTCGAGCTGCGCAAGGTCCAGGCGGAGCGGGCCCTCGGCGCGAACTGGCTCGTCGA
It contains:
- a CDS encoding efflux RND transporter periplasmic adaptor subunit gives rise to the protein MRMRTSLSCTSLLAAAACGCALLLPGCARSQANPGPPPTPEVGVVALEERPLVLTTVLSGRTAPYVVAEIRPQVGGIVRQRPFQEGSDVAAGQLLYEIEPATYKAAVDSAAAALARDEATLATAQLKATRYAELVRTKAVSEQENDDAQMAVRQGIAVVAADKAALDAAKVNMGYTRVTSPIAGRIGRSAVTQGALVTAGQPNALATVQRLDPIYVDVTQSSAELLRLQRDLANGKLRRPDAGEAEVRLTLEDGTEYPLAGRLALSEATVEQSTGTVTLRAVFPNPDRVLLPGMFVRATVKTGEVRRAVLAPQRGVTRDGQGNATALVLGRDGKVELRKVQAERALGANWLV